Proteins from one Robertmurraya sp. FSL R5-0851 genomic window:
- a CDS encoding site-specific integrase, which yields MKQTDFARTLTRFLSDYLPSHRNVSTNTIKSYRDTFKQVLIYFNLELKIRPEYLTFEKIKAEKIRDFLLWLEKSRNVGINTRNQRLAAIHSFYRYAQSEHPENIFECQKILGIPFKKREIKTVEFLSQESLRYILEQPDTTKKKGRRDLTLMATLYDTGARVQELIDLKTRDVRLTKPATITLTGKGNKRRSVPIMDKTRVLLENYMKENKLLENGKQDYPLFFNSNRRAFTRPGITYILEKYLKQAKENHSDVLFSDRLHPHMIRHTKAMHLLEAGVNLIYIRDLLGHVNVTTTDIYLRANTEIKRNALEAAYMEVVKQDTPVWDEDTDLLKWLEEFCR from the coding sequence GTGAAACAGACTGATTTTGCCAGAACACTAACACGATTCCTTTCCGATTACCTTCCTAGCCATCGTAATGTTAGTACTAATACGATAAAGTCCTATCGGGATACCTTTAAACAAGTGCTAATTTATTTTAATTTAGAATTGAAAATCAGGCCAGAGTACCTTACCTTTGAAAAAATTAAAGCAGAAAAAATTAGAGACTTTCTCCTTTGGCTTGAAAAGTCGCGTAACGTCGGAATTAACACCCGTAATCAAAGACTAGCAGCAATCCATAGTTTCTACCGTTATGCACAGTCAGAACACCCTGAAAATATATTTGAATGTCAAAAAATATTAGGAATTCCCTTTAAAAAAAGGGAGATAAAGACGGTTGAATTCCTCTCACAGGAATCTTTAAGGTATATATTAGAACAACCTGATACTACCAAGAAAAAAGGGCGTCGAGATTTAACGTTAATGGCTACTCTATATGATACAGGGGCACGAGTACAAGAATTAATTGATTTAAAAACAAGAGATGTCAGACTTACGAAACCAGCCACAATTACTTTAACCGGCAAAGGAAATAAACGAAGAAGTGTACCTATTATGGATAAAACAAGAGTTCTGTTGGAGAATTACATGAAAGAAAACAAACTATTGGAAAATGGAAAACAAGATTATCCACTTTTCTTTAATAGCAATAGACGCGCATTTACAAGGCCTGGAATCACATACATTTTAGAAAAGTATTTAAAACAGGCTAAGGAAAATCATTCAGATGTTCTGTTCTCTGACAGACTTCATCCTCACATGATCAGGCATACAAAAGCTATGCATTTATTGGAGGCTGGTGTAAATCTAATTTATATAAGGGATTTACTAGGACACGTAAATGTTACTACAACTGATATATATTTAAGAGCAAATACGGAAATAAAAAGAAATGCATTAGAAGCCGCATATATGGAGGTTGTGAAGCAAGATACCCCTGTTTGGGATGAGGATACAGATTTATTAAAGTGGCTGGAGGAATTTTGTCGATAG
- a CDS encoding tyrosine-type recombinase/integrase, giving the protein MSKKSVVFQSILGPLIDGYIEEKRSVGYKYKKGSSLLKQFDTLAANENLIDIKLSKELVFLWTEKRPNETVSTRNGRISIIRGLAKYMVRLGYQAYIFPAATISIDRYSYVPYIFSEIELKNIFTTCDIYPFSDVSPNRHLTLPFLFRMLYGCGLRISEALNLKLKDVDLGNGTLFIRDTKFGKERNVPMTDSLTKRCRLYVKETHNLKSSDTYLFQSPYGGHYKESTIYNLFREILWKAGISHSGKGPRLHDFRHTFAVHCLKKWVLDEEDITNLLPYLSAFLGHVDLRGTQHYLRLTADLYPKIIASVEQNFSTLIPEVSFSETD; this is encoded by the coding sequence ATGTCTAAGAAATCTGTAGTGTTTCAAAGTATTCTTGGTCCATTGATTGATGGATACATTGAGGAAAAGAGATCTGTTGGCTATAAGTACAAAAAAGGATCTTCTCTTTTGAAACAATTTGACACATTGGCTGCCAATGAAAACTTAATAGATATAAAACTTTCGAAAGAATTAGTATTTCTTTGGACAGAAAAAAGGCCAAATGAGACTGTCAGTACTAGAAATGGAAGAATCTCTATCATACGAGGGCTCGCTAAATATATGGTTCGTCTTGGGTATCAGGCATACATTTTTCCAGCTGCAACTATTTCGATTGATAGATATTCTTATGTTCCTTACATTTTTTCTGAAATAGAGTTGAAGAACATTTTTACCACATGCGACATTTATCCTTTTTCAGATGTTTCTCCCAACAGACATCTGACCTTACCTTTTCTGTTCCGTATGTTATATGGTTGTGGCCTCCGGATTTCAGAAGCATTGAATTTAAAACTAAAAGATGTTGATTTGGGTAATGGGACTTTATTCATTCGGGATACGAAATTTGGAAAAGAACGAAATGTTCCAATGACAGATTCATTGACGAAGCGTTGTCGTTTGTATGTAAAAGAAACTCATAACCTAAAGTCCAGTGATACTTATTTATTCCAATCCCCTTACGGAGGACATTATAAGGAAAGTACTATATATAACCTATTTAGAGAGATATTGTGGAAGGCTGGAATATCCCATAGTGGAAAGGGACCAAGACTTCATGATTTTAGGCACACTTTTGCGGTCCATTGTTTGAAAAAATGGGTCTTAGATGAAGAAGATATTACGAATCTCCTTCCCTATCTTTCTGCATTTTTAGGACACGTTGATTTAAGAGGTACACAACATTACTTAAGACTGACTGCTGATTTATATCCAAAAATTATTGCATCAGTTGAACAGAATTTTTCAACTTTAATACCGGAGGTATCGTTCAGTGAAACAGACTGA
- a CDS encoding site-specific integrase, which yields MENRIIIEELVANVLSELERLNYAYNTICGYRAFYKRVISFANARDEFYFSEALGRAFLKETYNCTVNYYQEAIPKELKGPIRRIRVLGDYQLHGVIIRRIVKKPGYVKPPQFESELTGYEKECENNEYSKRGLRTRMQRLFFFIDYLDSRDVQKSNDITANIISDYVKTIYKYHEKSIASILTALRVYLRFLYFNQYTDEDLSLKVPKQSKYYYPPVPSVWNKDDVIRMLNSIDRGNPTGKRDYAILLLVAKLGIRVGDIKSLKLSDLNWQSKNIEIRQNKTKNIVSYPILNDIGWALIDYLKNGRPISNSPFVFIRMNAPFEAFGRDANLHNIITKYTRLSGITVPDGKRQGLHSLRHTLASTLLEQGTPLPVISEILGHFNSKSTNVYLHTGMDGLRKCAIDPEEVLKNV from the coding sequence ATGGAAAATCGAATAATCATTGAAGAATTAGTTGCAAATGTTTTATCTGAATTAGAAAGGCTAAATTATGCATATAACACTATTTGTGGATATCGTGCTTTTTACAAAAGAGTAATTTCATTTGCAAATGCAAGAGATGAGTTCTATTTTTCAGAAGCGTTAGGAAGGGCTTTTTTGAAGGAAACATACAATTGTACAGTTAACTATTATCAAGAAGCTATACCTAAAGAACTCAAAGGTCCTATTAGAAGAATTAGAGTTCTAGGCGATTATCAGCTTCATGGTGTGATTATCCGAAGGATTGTAAAAAAGCCAGGATATGTTAAACCACCACAGTTTGAATCAGAACTTACTGGCTATGAAAAGGAATGCGAAAATAACGAGTACTCCAAAAGAGGTCTACGAACACGGATGCAACGTTTGTTCTTTTTCATAGATTATCTTGACAGTAGAGATGTTCAAAAATCGAATGATATTACTGCAAATATAATTTCTGATTATGTAAAAACAATTTATAAGTATCATGAAAAAAGTATTGCATCTATCTTAACAGCCCTTAGGGTTTATTTAAGATTTCTCTATTTTAACCAATATACGGATGAAGATTTGTCTTTAAAAGTTCCTAAACAGAGTAAATATTATTATCCACCTGTTCCTTCTGTCTGGAATAAAGATGATGTTATTCGTATGTTGAATAGTATTGATAGAGGGAACCCAACCGGAAAGAGAGATTATGCGATTCTGCTTCTGGTTGCCAAACTTGGTATTAGGGTTGGTGACATCAAATCCTTGAAGTTATCAGATTTAAACTGGCAATCAAAAAATATAGAAATAAGACAAAATAAAACAAAGAATATCGTGTCATATCCAATATTAAATGATATAGGTTGGGCATTAATTGATTACCTAAAAAATGGGCGTCCTATTAGTAACTCTCCATTCGTTTTTATTCGGATGAATGCACCCTTTGAGGCATTTGGAAGAGACGCTAATCTTCATAATATCATTACAAAATATACCAGACTTTCTGGAATTACTGTTCCTGATGGTAAACGGCAAGGGTTACATTCGCTTCGTCATACTCTTGCGAGTACTTTGCTTGAGCAGGGAACCCCATTACCAGTAATCTCTGAGATCCTAGGACATTTTAATTCTAAATCTACCAATGTCTATCTGCATACAGGAATGGATGGGTTAAGGAAATGTGCCATTGATCCAGAGGAGGTGCTTAAGAATGTCTAA
- a CDS encoding ATP-binding protein — translation MSQFQQLQEKMKDLRLVETAKHLPYLIKEAEQKDHSYTQFLLDIATYEQTCRQAKQLNNRLKWANFPFYKTLEEFDLKEQKSLSNKNLNRLKDLTWIEQLYNLILLGPPGVGNYGKFLFMVRNKCICPI, via the coding sequence ATGAGTCAGTTTCAACAACTACAGGAAAAGATGAAAGATTTAAGACTGGTTGAAACAGCGAAGCACCTTCCCTATTTAATTAAAGAGGCAGAGCAAAAGGATCATTCTTATACACAATTTTTATTGGATATAGCTACCTATGAACAAACTTGTAGACAAGCAAAGCAGCTAAATAATCGGTTAAAGTGGGCCAATTTTCCCTTCTATAAAACATTAGAAGAGTTTGATTTAAAAGAACAAAAATCATTAAGCAATAAGAATTTGAATAGACTAAAAGATTTAACCTGGATAGAGCAGCTTTATAATTTAATCCTCTTAGGACCGCCAGGTGTGGGGAATTATGGAAAGTTTTTGTTTATGGTAAGAAATAAGTGTATATGCCCTATTTGA
- the istA gene encoding IS21 family transposase, with protein MDKWEMYMEIKQLLKQGFSQTKIAEKLGISRTTVYRHLKKSPSEMAEWVDSLQYKKKKLDPYKELILSWLRMHPDMSAAQVFDWLLEKYEDLEIGESTVRTYVKGLREEYKIKKETTPRMYEAIPDPPMGEQMQVDFGYTKQKTADNKEVKLSFIAFVLSHSRHKYKEWLDRPFTTQDVIRAHENAFKWYGGKTREIVYDQDNLIVVSENGGDLILTKEFQQYKESRGLTLRVCRKADPESKGRIENVVGFIKQNFAKHRVFHNLDSWNEQGWEWLNRTGNYKIHNSTKKRPVEVFLLEKQHLKPVSRQIDIQNNYDTSITRSVHKDNTIRYQSNRYSLPLGTYNKLEVVCIKETENKVIIYTPDTGEILAKHCIPNEKVVLIKDKKHSRDRSKGVEPFLETVANKFNETEIAYQYLQKIREKNPRYIKDQLHIILRETKVSNSDVLDKALAECIKRNLFSATDFSDIVAYVKRQRQVHETTKKEMKEIKPLNQLSEWVLETDAYKRKVDSYTKLMEENRA; from the coding sequence GTGGATAAATGGGAAATGTACATGGAAATCAAGCAACTATTAAAACAAGGTTTTAGCCAAACAAAGATAGCTGAGAAATTGGGGATCTCACGTACAACAGTCTACAGGCACTTAAAGAAGTCGCCTTCGGAGATGGCTGAGTGGGTGGACTCTCTTCAGTACAAAAAGAAAAAATTAGATCCCTATAAAGAACTTATCCTCTCATGGTTGAGGATGCATCCAGATATGTCAGCAGCACAAGTGTTTGATTGGCTCTTAGAAAAATATGAGGATTTAGAAATTGGAGAAAGTACGGTAAGAACTTACGTGAAAGGACTGCGAGAAGAATACAAGATCAAAAAAGAAACAACTCCTCGAATGTATGAGGCAATTCCTGATCCTCCAATGGGAGAGCAGATGCAAGTAGACTTTGGTTATACAAAACAAAAAACAGCAGATAACAAGGAAGTGAAGCTTAGCTTTATAGCTTTTGTCCTATCGCACTCTAGACACAAATATAAAGAGTGGTTGGACCGACCTTTTACTACACAGGATGTTATTCGAGCTCATGAAAATGCCTTTAAGTGGTATGGCGGAAAAACCCGTGAGATCGTTTATGACCAAGATAACTTAATTGTAGTAAGTGAAAATGGAGGAGATTTAATTCTAACCAAGGAGTTTCAACAGTATAAAGAATCTAGGGGGTTAACCCTTCGAGTTTGTCGTAAAGCTGACCCAGAAAGTAAAGGAAGAATAGAAAATGTAGTTGGCTTTATTAAGCAAAACTTCGCAAAGCACAGAGTGTTTCATAACCTTGATTCTTGGAATGAGCAAGGTTGGGAATGGTTAAACCGAACAGGTAACTACAAAATACACAACAGCACAAAAAAAAGACCGGTGGAAGTATTCCTCCTCGAAAAGCAACACTTAAAACCAGTCTCTCGACAAATAGATATTCAAAATAACTATGACACTAGTATAACAAGGAGCGTGCATAAGGACAATACTATTCGGTATCAATCGAATAGATATTCATTGCCCCTTGGCACCTATAACAAACTAGAAGTAGTCTGCATAAAGGAAACAGAAAATAAAGTAATCATTTATACTCCTGATACTGGTGAAATTCTAGCGAAACATTGTATTCCTAATGAAAAAGTTGTGTTAATAAAAGATAAAAAGCATAGTAGAGACCGTTCAAAGGGAGTTGAACCTTTCCTGGAGACTGTAGCAAATAAATTTAATGAGACAGAGATTGCCTATCAGTATTTACAGAAGATCAGAGAAAAGAACCCTCGTTACATTAAGGATCAGTTGCATATCATTTTACGTGAAACAAAAGTAAGCAATAGCGATGTACTGGACAAAGCATTAGCAGAATGTATAAAGAGGAACTTGTTCAGTGCAACAGATTTTAGCGATATCGTTGCCTACGTAAAACGACAACGTCAAGTGCATGAAACAACTAAAAAGGAAATGAAAGAAATTAAACCCCTAAATCAGCTATCTGAATGGGTACTAGAAACAGATGCATATAAAAGAAAAGTAGACTCTTATACGAAATTAATGGAGGAAAATAGGGCATGA
- a CDS encoding cation diffusion facilitator family transporter, which produces MIIRKDFYFFIIEEFFWHKIILRFPHFFSLYIKVPDRADLFFSVYSIGYSLAETIASLIAAIIMFIVGLQVVTEAFKEFFSPTDEIPELFTAFIGLFSAIFMYFIYRYNRKLSMELKSKALYAAAQDNRSDALVSIGAVIGIIGSYLGWGFLDPVIAAIVGFVICHTAWEIFKEAVHELTDGFDAAKLKEIEEVIKNTPGVTLVKDLKARASGNITTVDVIVFVKSTLSVHESHLITNRIEQSLQDIYNIQRVHIHIEPY; this is translated from the coding sequence TTGATTATTAGAAAGGATTTTTATTTCTTTATCATTGAAGAGTTTTTTTGGCATAAGATTATTCTCCGATTCCCACATTTTTTTTCATTATACATAAAAGTACCCGATAGGGCAGACCTTTTTTTCAGTGTCTACTCTATCGGGTACAGTTTAGCAGAGACTATTGCCTCTTTAATAGCAGCAATAATCATGTTTATAGTAGGACTGCAAGTTGTTACAGAGGCCTTTAAAGAATTTTTTTCTCCTACGGATGAAATACCAGAATTATTTACTGCATTTATAGGTCTTTTCAGTGCCATTTTTATGTATTTTATATATAGATATAACCGTAAATTATCAATGGAACTTAAGAGTAAGGCACTTTATGCAGCTGCACAGGATAACCGTTCAGATGCATTAGTTAGTATTGGTGCTGTTATTGGGATAATTGGTTCATATTTAGGTTGGGGTTTCTTAGATCCTGTTATTGCTGCCATAGTAGGCTTTGTCATTTGTCATACTGCCTGGGAAATATTTAAAGAGGCTGTTCATGAATTAACGGATGGTTTTGATGCTGCGAAGCTGAAAGAGATTGAAGAAGTAATAAAGAATACACCTGGTGTTACCTTAGTTAAGGATTTAAAGGCAAGGGCATCCGGTAACATAACAACTGTTGACGTTATAGTGTTTGTTAAGTCAACTCTTTCGGTTCATGAAAGCCATTTAATAACTAATCGAATTGAACAAAGCCTTCAAGATATTTACAATATCCAAAGGGTCCATATACATATTGAACCTTATTAA
- a CDS encoding ArsR/SmtB family transcription factor — translation MKVSDFMAVFTIATINSNCTVECKISPLFEMMACLRSCYLNKGDNDEDLKTFYKKNYKTLSKFYGNFEYGAQLAECILGMKEDHTFPNFIKHLNNLEKEEFLYYLLGRYIEAFEIKNILENSNSPREEIKNRIEQLNGIINEEQLEFIESFNSYYNELIQLWTDFYENLFKRKELDLEDKWEQSNNSLDVDLLSNGFDKVVSKLLTGYEIPEQFPTRETKLIRFYPSLYVSPKFIVIWGLGELNIVYDASIYLSKEINNELIKQKLEEEKSLESLSEIGKSLSELGRLKILSLISSNSKIKSQEIANELNITTATVSRHLSLLKQNNLVIERKENGFNIYTINQTEFDNYFNNIKKYFFN, via the coding sequence ATGAAAGTTAGTGATTTTATGGCTGTTTTTACCATAGCAACTATTAATAGCAATTGTACGGTGGAATGTAAGATTTCCCCTTTATTTGAAATGATGGCTTGTCTAAGAAGTTGTTACTTAAATAAAGGTGATAATGATGAAGATTTAAAAACTTTTTACAAAAAGAATTATAAAACTTTGAGTAAGTTTTATGGGAATTTTGAATATGGTGCCCAGTTAGCTGAATGTATCTTAGGGATGAAGGAAGATCATACTTTTCCAAATTTTATTAAACACTTGAATAATTTGGAGAAAGAAGAATTTTTATATTATCTACTAGGAAGATATATTGAGGCTTTTGAAATTAAAAATATTTTAGAAAACTCAAATTCACCAAGAGAAGAAATTAAAAATAGAATTGAACAGTTAAATGGTATTATCAATGAAGAACAACTAGAATTTATTGAAAGTTTTAACTCCTACTATAATGAATTGATCCAACTTTGGACTGATTTCTACGAGAACCTTTTTAAACGGAAAGAATTAGATTTAGAAGATAAATGGGAACAAAGTAATAATTCACTCGATGTAGACTTATTGTCGAATGGTTTTGATAAGGTTGTCTCTAAATTACTAACAGGATATGAAATACCTGAGCAATTTCCAACTAGAGAAACTAAATTGATTCGTTTTTACCCTTCTTTATATGTTTCTCCAAAATTTATAGTAATTTGGGGTTTAGGTGAATTAAATATAGTATACGACGCATCAATATATTTAAGTAAAGAAATAAATAATGAGTTGATTAAACAAAAATTAGAAGAAGAAAAGTCTTTAGAAAGCTTATCTGAAATTGGAAAATCACTTTCAGAGCTAGGAAGATTAAAAATACTTTCTTTAATTTCTAGCAACTCCAAAATTAAATCTCAGGAAATTGCGAATGAATTGAATATTACCACAGCTACAGTATCGAGACATCTTAGCCTACTCAAACAGAATAATTTAGTAATTGAAAGAAAGGAAAACGGATTTAACATTTATACTATAAACCAGACGGAATTTGACAATTATTTTAATAATATTAAAAAGTATTTCTTTAACTGA
- a CDS encoding ATP-grasp domain-containing protein, whose translation MDKVLIILGASEFGVLAGKNLGFKVIVISPRSTGISTKVTDQAESIIIVNSLEDEEEIYQKVNDILKIYKKIDLVISFTELGLKSASIISEKLNLPTNHLEVIESTRNKSLMRKIFLKSDILKLNYKAGLISNFHHQELPIQTPFIIKPLDGYGSKNVSFIENHEEWTEWHLKNKEDNDTKWIVEPYIEGPEYSIEAISSKGKHFILGITEKDTTGKPNFIETGHSVPASLNQDLYDQIIHLTKESLTLIGVEYGPSHIEVKWDNKNNKIVIIEMHTRPGGDYIPYLHTLSTGIDQYEIGIRSYYDPSVLELVMTKHVKHSSIKFLTFAEGILLSKGFSDKISDENIKEWDIYYNIGEKVKETADSYSRAGHIIVSSNSRESNKQSFNSFIKNLLIKIY comes from the coding sequence ATGGATAAAGTTTTAATTATATTAGGTGCTAGCGAATTTGGAGTGTTAGCAGGAAAAAATCTTGGTTTTAAAGTCATAGTAATTAGTCCTAGATCTACAGGTATCTCTACTAAAGTTACCGATCAAGCAGAGAGTATTATTATTGTAAATAGTTTAGAGGATGAAGAAGAGATATATCAAAAGGTTAATGATATTTTAAAAATTTATAAGAAGATTGACTTAGTAATAAGTTTTACAGAATTAGGGTTAAAATCTGCTTCAATTATCAGCGAAAAACTAAATTTACCTACTAATCACCTTGAAGTTATAGAATCCACTAGAAATAAATCACTTATGAGAAAAATATTTTTAAAGAGTGATATACTAAAATTAAACTATAAAGCAGGCCTTATTAGTAATTTTCATCATCAGGAATTACCGATTCAAACTCCCTTTATTATCAAGCCCCTCGATGGTTATGGTAGTAAAAATGTCTCTTTTATTGAAAATCATGAGGAATGGACAGAATGGCATCTGAAGAATAAGGAAGACAATGATACAAAGTGGATAGTTGAACCATATATAGAAGGACCTGAGTATAGTATTGAAGCAATTTCTTCAAAAGGGAAGCATTTTATATTAGGAATAACTGAGAAAGACACAACTGGAAAACCGAACTTTATTGAAACTGGACATTCTGTTCCAGCATCCCTAAATCAGGACTTATATGATCAAATTATACACTTAACAAAGGAATCTCTAACATTAATAGGAGTAGAATATGGCCCTAGTCATATTGAAGTTAAATGGGATAATAAGAACAATAAAATAGTTATTATTGAAATGCATACTAGACCAGGTGGTGATTACATCCCCTATTTGCATACCCTTTCAACCGGTATAGATCAGTATGAAATAGGTATAAGATCTTATTATGATCCATCTGTTTTAGAATTGGTAATGACTAAACACGTCAAGCATAGTTCAATCAAGTTTTTAACATTTGCAGAAGGAATATTATTAAGTAAAGGATTTTCAGATAAAATCAGTGATGAAAATATCAAAGAATGGGATATATATTATAATATTGGTGAAAAAGTAAAGGAGACGGCTGATTCTTATAGTCGTGCAGGACATATCATTGTAAGTTCAAATTCAAGAGAATCAAATAAACAATCATTTAATTCCTTTATAAAAAATTTACTTATTAAAATATATTAA
- a CDS encoding ATP-grasp domain-containing protein: protein MKNILFLETNTTGTGSKAMKIAKEKGYKVHFWTSDFGQYNSMQEDHPSKIADEFLVIDTYDIDQMKYVINEKQLSFSGVLAFDDYHLLPAASLANELNLPGHKTCSLEKVRNKRKMRDHIIKNEFNLISQPEYNAVSSIENLDQLKLNFPCVIKPVDDSGSNGVTVCKNEEQLRNSLTTEIKRKTNERGYQLAEEWLIEELIIGKEYSAEMIYTDLQWKLVSITEKETFGEHSVECGHVTGPLDFPFTNLEENLSKLLELFGLNFGASHIEFFINENNLYLVEINPRLAGDCIPKLVEIATGINMVEHVVLQAIGTKPNIGDKKEKYASIQFALPTSLGEYTEVNGVDKVKDTKGYVRMSINKLPYSSTGIKSSYNRLGYIITKGDTKEEAQEAAKEAINSLEWSVTNG, encoded by the coding sequence ATGAAAAACATTTTATTTCTTGAGACCAATACTACAGGAACCGGATCAAAAGCTATGAAAATAGCAAAGGAGAAGGGTTATAAAGTTCATTTTTGGACATCTGATTTTGGTCAGTATAATTCTATGCAAGAGGATCATCCGAGTAAAATTGCAGACGAATTTCTAGTTATTGATACTTATGATATTGATCAAATGAAGTATGTAATTAATGAGAAGCAATTGAGTTTTTCAGGAGTTTTAGCATTTGATGATTATCACCTCTTGCCAGCAGCATCATTGGCGAATGAACTTAATTTGCCTGGTCATAAAACATGTTCTTTAGAAAAAGTTAGAAACAAAAGAAAAATGCGTGATCACATTATAAAAAATGAATTTAATTTAATTTCTCAACCAGAGTACAATGCTGTTTCTTCTATAGAAAACCTTGACCAATTAAAATTGAATTTCCCATGTGTAATTAAACCAGTAGATGATAGTGGAAGCAACGGAGTAACGGTCTGTAAAAATGAAGAACAATTAAGAAACTCATTAACAACTGAGATTAAAAGAAAAACAAATGAACGTGGGTATCAATTAGCAGAAGAATGGCTTATTGAAGAGTTAATAATCGGAAAAGAGTATTCTGCTGAAATGATATATACCGATTTACAATGGAAGCTTGTTTCCATTACCGAGAAAGAAACCTTTGGTGAGCATTCAGTTGAATGTGGTCATGTAACTGGCCCCTTAGATTTTCCTTTTACTAACCTAGAAGAAAATCTATCAAAATTACTCGAATTATTTGGACTTAACTTTGGAGCCTCCCACATTGAGTTTTTTATTAACGAAAACAATTTATATTTAGTGGAAATAAACCCCAGATTGGCCGGGGATTGTATACCAAAATTAGTAGAGATAGCTACAGGTATAAACATGGTAGAGCATGTTGTACTCCAAGCTATAGGTACTAAACCGAATATTGGTGATAAGAAAGAGAAATATGCATCCATTCAGTTCGCTCTGCCGACATCTTTAGGGGAATATACAGAAGTGAATGGAGTTGATAAGGTTAAAGATACAAAAGGTTATGTAAGAATGAGTATTAATAAATTACCTTATAGCTCAACAGGCATAAAAAGCAGCTACAACCGGTTAGGTTATATTATTACAAAGGGTGATACAAAAGAAGAGGCCCAAGAAGCTGCTAAAGAGGCTATAAATAGCTTAGAATGGAGTGTTACTAATGGATAA
- a CDS encoding MFS transporter: MYKIKNEGVLSFFIRVFNSIGFFSIIPLLSLWLVEVKDIEISKASFIVAAFTFMSKAGSAFVGGIINKLGLKQSLLIGLFGSSLTLLVITYSTNYFILLLFVITLGIFISLYNIALKTHISMLEESKRLNAYALLNIAVNVGASLGPLLGGLVLDWNPNNLLIISMFNYVFAGFIALLLPNIQLKKSEESLNIFEFIKYRKENKGFKTFLRFTLFSSIFWFLYTQIFTTFPVVFSQEFTGKTIGLLFTINAITVILIQGVFPKFQPLIRKELWYSIAFVLIGISFMVLWLNPTIPFVVIAIIIFSISEIIWVPSIDSELVANRGELSSSWAFGVAGVVWGLGESLGSFVGLNLYQYFNDFTFLILFVLSAFILTIHILSLKSNNKFIQTREYLEEKKI; encoded by the coding sequence ATGTATAAAATAAAAAATGAAGGAGTATTAAGCTTTTTTATCAGGGTTTTTAATTCGATTGGTTTTTTTTCAATAATTCCTCTCCTTTCACTTTGGTTGGTAGAGGTGAAAGATATAGAGATTAGTAAGGCTAGTTTTATAGTTGCAGCATTTACTTTTATGTCCAAGGCAGGAAGTGCTTTTGTTGGAGGAATTATCAATAAGCTTGGACTAAAACAAAGTTTACTTATTGGCTTATTTGGTTCTTCCTTAACACTTCTAGTGATTACCTATTCCACTAACTATTTTATACTTCTATTATTTGTTATTACTTTAGGTATATTTATATCTTTATATAATATTGCCTTAAAAACGCATATTTCAATGCTTGAAGAATCCAAAAGGCTAAATGCTTATGCGTTACTTAATATTGCTGTAAATGTTGGAGCATCCCTTGGTCCTCTTTTAGGGGGATTAGTATTAGATTGGAATCCAAATAATCTACTAATTATCAGTATGTTTAATTATGTGTTTGCTGGATTTATAGCTCTGCTTCTCCCTAACATACAATTAAAAAAATCAGAGGAAAGTTTAAATATTTTTGAGTTTATTAAATACAGAAAAGAAAATAAAGGATTTAAAACTTTTTTAAGATTTACACTGTTTTCTTCTATTTTCTGGTTTCTTTATACACAAATATTTACTACTTTTCCAGTTGTATTTTCGCAAGAATTTACTGGGAAAACAATAGGTCTACTTTTTACAATAAATGCGATAACTGTAATACTGATTCAAGGTGTTTTTCCAAAATTTCAACCTCTTATTCGTAAAGAATTATGGTATTCAATTGCATTTGTGTTAATTGGTATTTCTTTTATGGTTTTGTGGCTTAACCCAACAATTCCATTTGTCGTAATAGCTATAATTATATTTAGTATAAGTGAAATTATATGGGTCCCATCAATTGATAGTGAACTAGTAGCTAATAGAGGTGAACTAAGCTCATCATGGGCATTTGGAGTTGCTGGAGTTGTATGGGGATTGGGAGAGTCCCTAGGAAGTTTTGTAGGTTTAAATCTTTATCAGTATTTTAATGATTTTACTTTCTTAATTTTATTTGTACTTTCTGCCTTTATATTAACAATCCATATTTTAAGCTTAAAATCTAATAATAAATTCATACAGACTAGAGAATATTTAGAGGAGAAGAAAATATGA